A genomic region of Metopolophium dirhodum isolate CAU chromosome 1, ASM1992520v1, whole genome shotgun sequence contains the following coding sequences:
- the LOC132950858 gene encoding uncharacterized protein LOC132950858, whose amino-acid sequence MPNVQLASTARTTYSHLTLADPHFDVPGQIDFLLGADIYPYILGQSCKVLHTPNCPSAFETRLGWIIVGQSGLESRTPLVSLLLTPEPSIDHLIQQFWTIEEPVPTQNSFTIDQQFEDHFLRTTTRDSTGRFSVALPFCNDPSCLGGSRDMAISRFYNLECKLVKEPLVYDQYRLFMLEYEKHGHMRIATTPGKYYVPHHAVVKRNGQKLKLRVVFDGSAKSSSGKSLNDLLHVGPKLQTDITDLLHRSRFNQYIFTANICKMYRQININKEDCQYQHILWRATPLEPLREYELMTITYGLTSSPFQAIRVLHELEQNDGHLHPSTLLLRGGFELKKWSSNSKELLSRIPNADQATSLSFDPKDEAGIKILGLHWNTDTDTFSYHTASIPHIYTKRSVLSTIAKLYDPLGALAPLIFWAKCFMQLLWQAGLNWDDKLPPDLSDLWQQYSSELHMVSNIKICRHIPPNELRIVQLIGFSDASEKGYGAVVYLRNIHQDGRIHIHFVTAKSKVSPSKITKTKITLTIPRLELCGALLLAQVLHRLMNTFQNNIVISTIQAWTDSSIVLSWLTSPHSTFKIFVTNRLAKIAELIPNCHWRHVASELNPFLKLPESDWPTTCFKPVPPSQLPEYSDSTKSCLVSVPVKEVEWFSCFSSLRSIQRVMAFICRFTNHTRKVPSPFINDPISHEEVAKAMFPIIRITQALHFGNLLNVLQSPTSKIVPRSLGQLAPFIDENNITRVGGRLRNATLPADAKNPILLPKSSVLMTLVIRHFHLTYFHAELQLMSPLIASNYWIISGRSAILHVVYKCVVCA is encoded by the exons ATGCCGAACGTACAATTAGCCAGTACAGCTCGTACCACATATTCACATTTAACACTCGCAGATCCTCATTTCGACGTACCAGGTCAGATCGATTTTTTGCTAGGTGCAGATATTTACCCGTATATATTAGGACAATCTTGTAAGGTATTACATACGCCAAATTGTCCATCAGCATTCGAAACACGTTTAGGATGGATAATAGTGGGTCAATCTGGTTTGGAGTCACGTACACCCTTGGTTTCTTTATTGTTGACACCAGAGCCTTCGATAGACCACTTAATACAACAGTTTTGGACCATCGAAGAACCTGTACCAACACAGAACTCGTTCACTATCGATCAACAGTTTGAAGACCATTTTCTTCGTACAACAACTCGAGATAGTACGGGTAGGTTTTCAGTAGCACTTCCATTTTGTAACGATCCATCTTGTCTTGGTGGCTCTCGTGACATGGCGATATCGCGGTTCTACAATTTGGAATGTAAGTTAGTAAAAGAACCGCTGGTATATGATCAATATCGCCTATTCATGCTTGAGTATGAAAAACATGGTCACATGAGAATCGCTACGACACCAGGGAAATATTATGTTCCCCACCATGCGGTGGTGAAACGAAATGGACAAAAATTGAAACTTCGAGTTGTGTTCGATGGTTCTGCCAAGTCGTCGTCGGGAAAGTCGCTAAACGATTTGCTCCATGTTGGCCCGAAACTACAGACAGATATAACTGATTTGTTACACCGCTCTCGCTTCAACCAATACATATTCACGGcgaatatttgtaaaatgtaccgtcaaatcaatattaataaagaagaCTGTCAATACCAGCACATATTGTGGCGTGCAACACCTCTAGAGCCCCTCCGTGAATATGAGCTTATGACAATCACATATGGACTTACGTCGTCGCCGTTTCAAGCGATTCGAGTGTTGCACGAATTAGAACAAAACGACGGACATCTTCACCCGTCAACC TTACTACTCCGAggtggtttcgaacttaaaaaATGGTCGTCAAATTCCAAAGAATTACTATCTAGAATTCCTAATGCTGATCAAGCTACTAGCCTATCATTTGATCCTAAAGATGAAGCTGGAATAAAAATACTCGGATTGCATTGGAACACTGACACCGATACATTTAGTTACCATACGGCATCCATACCTCATATCTATACAAAACGATCAGTGTTGTCAACAATTGCAAAATTATATGACCCTCTTGGGGCTCTTGCTCCTCTGATTTTCTGGGCCAAATGCTTCATGCAATTACTTTGGCAGGCGGGTCTAAATTGGGACGATAAATTACCACCCGACTTATCTGACTTATGGCAACAATATTCTTCAGAGTTGCATATGGTCTCGAATATAAAGATTTGTCGTCATATTCCCCCCAATGAACTTCGTATTGTACAGCTCATTGGGTTTTCTGACGCATCGGAGAAAGGTTATGGTGCCGTGGTGTATTTGCGCAATATTCACCAGGATGGACGCATACATATACACTTTGTTACCGCGAAGTCGAAAGTTTCACCTTCTAAGATCACAAAGACCAAAATAACCTTAACTATACCACGCTTGGAGCTATGTGGAGCGTTACTGCTAGCACAAGTATTACATCGTTTAATGAATACCTTCCAGAATAACATAGTCATTTCGACAATACAAGCGTGGACAGACTCTAGCATAGTGTTATCTTGGCTCACATCACCTCATtcaacctttaaaatatttgtcacaAATCGATTAGCAAAAATCGCCGAACTTATACCAAACTGTCACTGGCGTCATGTTGCCTCTGAGTTGAACCCG TTTCTAAAGTTACCTGAATCTGACTGGCCAACTACATGTTTTAAACCCGTGCCACCGTCGCAACTACCGGAATATTCGGATTCAACGAAATCATGTTTAGTGTCGGTGCCCGTGAAGGAAGTTGAGTGGTTTTCATGTTTTTCATCTCTGCGCAGTATACAAAGGGTGATGGCCTTCATTTGTCGTTTTACAAACCATACGCGCAAGGTACCGTCGCCGTTCATCAACGATCCGATTTCTCATGAAGAAGTGGCGAAAGCAATGTTTCCGATCATCCGTATAACACAAGCACTACATTTCGGTAACTTGCTAAATGTTCTACAATCACCCACTTCAAAGATAGTCCCTCGTTCGCTCGGCCAACTTGCACCGTTTATTGATGAAAACAACATAACACGTGTTGGTGGTCGTCTCCGCAACGCCACTTTGCCAGCTGACGCAAAAAACCCAATATTGTTGCCAAAATCAAGTGTGTTGATGACACTTGTTATTCGACATTTCCATTTAACTTATTTCCATGCCGAACTTCAGTTAATGTCCCCGTTAATAGCAAGTAACTATTGGATAATATCCGGTCGATCTGCCATACTCCATGTTGTCTACAAATGTGTGGTGTGCGCTTGA
- the LOC132950867 gene encoding uncharacterized protein LOC132950867 has translation MADLTASRVTPCRPFLRVGIDFAGPLTIAENRHKNSRSIKCYLAIFVCMVVKAVHIEVVSDLSTPSFLASLHRFVTRRGTPTDIYTDCGSNFKGADQQLRQMMLDPTAQTTYSNSILCKWHFNPPAAPHFGGLWEAAVKSTKYHLKRVVGTQRLTFEEMATLTTRIEAVLNSRPITPISTDPNDYRALTPGHFLIGHPMVEILEADVTHVLQNRLNRWELLRQMYQSFWNSWSTEYLSSLQRRNKWTDHQPNIKVDDLVIVNLPNQPPIQWKLGRIQQISGVDGVVLVATVRTEHGTLTRPIVKLAMLLVDR, from the coding sequence ATGGCCGATCTTACAGCCAGTCGCGTAACACCGTGTCGACCATTTCTACGTGTAGGTATTGATTTTGCTGGTCCACTTACCATAGCCGAGAACCGTCACAAGAATTCACGATCAATCAAGTGTTACCTTGCAATTTTTGTGTGTATGGTTGTTAAAGCGGTACATATCGAAGTGGTATCAGATCTATCCACACCATCGTTTCTAGCATCCCTACACCGTTTTGTTACTCGACGTGGCACTCCGACCGATATTTATACTGATTGTGGATCTAACTTCAAAGGTGCTGACCAGCAATTACGACAAATGATGTTAGATCCCACAGCTCAAACAACATATTccaacagtatattatgtaagtggCATTTCAACCCTCCCGCAGCTCCACATTTCGGTGGTCTGTGGGAAGCGGCTGTAAAATCCACTAAGTATCACTTGAAACGAGTAGTGGGTACTCAACGTTTGACTTTTGAAGAAATGGCCACGTTAACAACTCGTATCGAAGCCGTACTTAATTCACGTCCGATTACACCAATATCCACTGATCCAAACGACTATCGCGCATTAACCCCAGGACACTTTCTCATTGGCCACCCAATGGTAGAAATCCTAGAAGCAGATGTGACCCATGTGCTCCAAAATCGCCTCAATCGTTGGGAGCTTCTTCGACAAATGTACCAGTCATTCTGGAACAGTTGGTCCACAGAATATTTGTCATCGTTACAACGACGTAATAAATGGACTGACCATCAACCGAACATCAAGGTTGACGATTTAGTAATAGTAAACTTGCCAAACCAACCACCAATACAGTGGAAACTTGGTCGAATCCAACAAATCTCGGGCGTTGATGGTGTGGTGCTTGTAGCCACAGTGCGGACAGAACACGGAACCCTCACACGACCAATAGTAAAATTAGCCATGCTTCTCGTTGATAGATAA